A portion of the Longimicrobium sp. genome contains these proteins:
- a CDS encoding AbrB/MazE/SpoVT family DNA-binding domain-containing protein, which translates to MRIRVQKWGNSLALRIPKSFATETALGQGAEVDLTLEEGRLVVTPLTHPEYTLDDLLSRITPDNLHREIDTGPAVGDEVW; encoded by the coding sequence ATGCGCATACGGGTTCAGAAGTGGGGAAACAGCTTGGCTCTGAGGATCCCTAAGTCCTTTGCGACGGAGACCGCGCTTGGGCAGGGGGCGGAGGTCGACCTGACGCTGGAAGAAGGCCGCCTCGTGGTCACCCCTCTGACGCACCCGGAGTACACGCTCGACGATCTGCTGTCGCGGATCACACCGGACAATCTTCACCGCGAGATCGACACCGGGCCCGCGGTGGGAGATGAAGTCTGGTGA